The following DNA comes from Verrucomicrobiia bacterium.
GCCTGCTCCGGGGGCAGGAAGTTCGGCGAGCCAAACACGCGGCCATCGCCATCCGTGGAGATCGTTCCATCGGTTTGCCGCGCGAGGCCGAAGTCCGCGAGGCGCGGCCGGCCGTCCCGATCCAGCAGCACGTTGGAAGGTTTGAGGTCGCGGTGCAGCACGCCCTGGTCGTGGGCGTGCTGGACGGCCTCCGCGAGGGTCCGGACCAGGGTGGCGGCCCGTCGGGCGGCGAACGGTTGGCCGGCGACCTGCGTGGCGAGGTTGCCGGCCTGCGCATAGTCCATGGAGAAATAGAGCCGGCCCTCGTGCTCACCGACCTCATGGATGGCGATGATGTTCGGGTGCTGGAGCCGCGCCGCGGCCTGCGCCTCATGGAAAAACTGGGCTCGCTGCTCCGTGTCGGCGAACTCCCCGGCCAGGATCACCTTCACCGCCACGAGGCGGTCGAGGGCGGTCTGGCGTGCTCGGTACACCACTCCCATGCCACCGCGGGCGATCTCCCCGAGCAGCTCATAGCCGCCGAGCCACCGCGGGGCGACCTCCGGGGGCGGCGCGGCCGGTGCCGGCTTGGCGGCCCCGGCCTGAGCCTCCTGCGCCGGCTCGTCGGCCGCGGCCAGGCCGAGCTGAAACAGGCACCTGTTGCAGAACCCATGCGGTGGGATGGACGGCAGTTCGGCGCCGCAGTGGCTGCAAATGGCGAGCGTGGGCATGACGTCGCTCCCTACTGGGAAATCGTTGGGCCTAGGTTGCACTACATCCCGGGAGGCTGGCACGCCGCCGTCATGAGGTGGCGGAGTTCCGCGTCCACGTCCGCCGGATCGGCCACGGTGGCGGCGACCTCGGCGCGGAGCCGTTCGCCGAATGCCCGCCGCAGCCGGTGGACGGCGGTTTTCACGCCGCCTTCGCCCAAGCCCAGACGCCAGGCCAGCTCCGTGTAGGGCGGCAACGGCCTGGGGCCACCAAGGCAGGGCTGGAGCACCTCAAAGACCTCCCCTTGGCTGCGCTGTGTGTATTCTTCCCGGACTGCCGCCAGCGCGCGGGCCAGGACGACCTGGGCCCAGTCGTGGTCATAGGCGGCCTCGCGCTGGCTGTCCGGCATGACGCCCACCGGCTCGGCCGCCTCCGGCAGCTCGTCGAGCGACAGCCGTGGCGTCCGGCCACCCCGCTTGAGCGCGAGGGCCTTCTTCCGTTCGTC
Coding sequences within:
- a CDS encoding sigma-70 family RNA polymerase sigma factor, producing the protein MSCMYGGDSVPGWLGGGREFRTTQWPQVRQAAEHPAPGAQEALATLCRDYWTPLYAYLRRTGHPPDDAQDLVQGFFAALIAGGDLQAAKPARGRFRSFLLGALKHHLQDERKKALALKRGGRTPRLSLDELPEAAEPVGVMPDSQREAAYDHDWAQVVLARALAAVREEYTQRSQGEVFEVLQPCLGGPRPLPPYTELAWRLGLGEGGVKTAVHRLRRAFGERLRAEVAATVADPADVDAELRHLMTAACQPPGM